Proteins encoded within one genomic window of Candidatus Hydrogenedentota bacterium:
- a CDS encoding PASTA domain-containing protein: MNIVLRSLTVLLAVVLIAGCPPANLRPIADAGPDQTVEQGSTVILDGSGSSDPEGGALSYQWQFVARPGGSMATLSGVGSVSPSFVADRPGTFTLRLTVYDSGGASASDTVSITVTGMLATVPNLPGQTVAEAEASLAGAGLTRGAITEEFSNTVPIGQIIRTSPAPGAEVDPGSSVNIVVSLGPEPDDDVDVPDLAGLTRAEAESALADAGLILGEVGFSAPGDATPGTVIGQDPAAGERADEGSAVSIIIALEPIDIQREHTINLLESTGDPAGANMARPDDARADSTTGEIFITARLTPHIAVYDTATESIARTMDSGFAHPGEKRLFLAPGDAAIYVYDVGSGVLARMDRATGAVTASAALDGPLADAVVDPGANRVYAILRTSPGLRALHAATLVEASTSTAIDGATGDAALDPAGKLLVLNTETESSDGELRTYDPASDTVETTVTFDMPGSGALTARQLELDPSGTRFFVRTDTALGIFNMNGSNGRVLPLASQYRSADMAYDPASGRLIAAVLELPALNAAARRGVALLTFNPNLGQSTAPQESFTLGEQHGALAVDTGSNFVLATDPGTGTVWTLQTSPFPPTPSVFEIGSGIGPIVAAGGRVFGGDRFANSRLFWWIPESATVDQFDAGLWPAPIHLEAAGNTLTVLNAWDSTVSRFDVSGSPVLDATIATGFSVAASERLPSLAVEPSGGRIAVAYPEFAEVAILDAATGGRLRTLAVPSFGSGAQPEGSGQLQIAFVQDAGSLFFVFDRLSRVLRRFDAGDSFTPLSTANLGGLLTGMADAPEHGWLFHDPDHGVFFVGPLEVSLTSGTATGASLPATQTVIAADTALDVYWTVTQTAISGGLEVTLNTVNRRDYSVGDVSFTLPGPLPVPPEFAFDTANRRFYVAYPHTSELEAYRY; the protein is encoded by the coding sequence TTGAACATCGTGTTGAGGTCTTTAACGGTCCTTTTGGCCGTGGTGTTGATCGCGGGCTGCCCGCCGGCCAACTTGCGGCCGATCGCCGACGCGGGCCCGGACCAGACGGTGGAGCAGGGCTCCACGGTAATCCTGGACGGATCGGGCTCTTCCGACCCCGAGGGCGGCGCGCTTTCGTATCAGTGGCAGTTTGTCGCGCGTCCCGGCGGGAGTATGGCCACGCTTTCGGGGGTTGGATCGGTCTCGCCGAGCTTTGTGGCGGACCGCCCGGGGACCTTTACCTTGCGGTTGACGGTCTATGACAGCGGGGGCGCGAGCGCGTCCGACACGGTAAGCATCACGGTGACCGGGATGCTTGCGACCGTACCCAATCTGCCTGGGCAGACGGTTGCGGAGGCCGAGGCCTCGCTGGCTGGCGCGGGCCTGACGCGCGGCGCCATCACCGAGGAATTCAGCAATACTGTGCCAATCGGCCAGATTATTCGCACGTCGCCGGCTCCGGGCGCGGAGGTGGATCCGGGGAGCAGCGTGAATATCGTGGTGTCGCTCGGCCCCGAACCGGATGATGATGTGGACGTTCCCGACCTGGCCGGCCTGACGCGGGCGGAGGCGGAATCCGCGCTTGCGGACGCGGGCCTGATCCTGGGAGAGGTGGGCTTCAGCGCCCCGGGTGACGCCACGCCCGGCACGGTGATCGGGCAGGACCCCGCGGCGGGCGAACGCGCGGACGAAGGCAGCGCGGTTTCCATCATAATCGCGCTGGAACCCATCGATATCCAGCGCGAGCACACCATCAACCTGCTGGAGAGCACCGGGGATCCGGCGGGCGCGAATATGGCGCGGCCCGACGATGCGCGGGCGGATTCCACCACGGGAGAAATCTTCATTACCGCGCGCCTGACGCCCCATATCGCCGTATACGACACGGCGACGGAGTCCATCGCGCGCACGATGGACAGTGGCTTTGCGCATCCCGGCGAGAAGCGCCTGTTTCTCGCGCCCGGCGACGCGGCAATCTATGTATACGACGTTGGTAGCGGCGTGCTGGCGCGCATGGACCGCGCGACCGGCGCGGTGACCGCGAGCGCGGCGCTGGACGGTCCCCTGGCCGACGCGGTGGTCGATCCCGGCGCGAACCGGGTATACGCGATCCTGCGGACCAGTCCGGGCCTTCGCGCCCTGCATGCCGCGACCCTGGTGGAAGCATCCACGTCCACCGCGATCGACGGGGCCACGGGCGACGCGGCGCTGGACCCGGCGGGCAAGCTGCTCGTGCTGAATACGGAGACGGAGTCCTCGGACGGCGAGCTGCGCACCTATGATCCCGCGTCGGACACGGTCGAGACCACGGTTACGTTCGACATGCCCGGGTCCGGGGCGCTCACGGCGCGCCAGCTCGAACTCGACCCGTCCGGGACGCGCTTCTTCGTTCGGACGGACACCGCGCTCGGAATCTTCAACATGAACGGGTCCAACGGCCGCGTGTTGCCGCTGGCGTCGCAATACCGCAGCGCGGATATGGCCTACGATCCGGCCTCCGGGCGCCTGATTGCGGCGGTCCTGGAGCTGCCCGCGCTGAACGCCGCGGCCCGGCGCGGCGTGGCGCTGCTCACGTTTAATCCCAACCTCGGCCAGAGCACGGCGCCGCAGGAGAGCTTCACGCTCGGCGAGCAACACGGCGCGCTGGCGGTGGACACCGGATCGAATTTCGTGCTGGCGACGGACCCCGGCACGGGCACGGTGTGGACGCTGCAAACGAGCCCCTTCCCCCCCACGCCGTCGGTCTTCGAGATCGGATCGGGCATCGGACCGATCGTGGCGGCGGGCGGGCGCGTATTCGGCGGCGATCGCTTCGCGAACAGCCGGCTTTTCTGGTGGATTCCGGAGAGCGCCACGGTGGATCAATTCGACGCGGGCCTGTGGCCGGCTCCGATTCATCTTGAGGCGGCTGGCAATACGCTCACCGTACTCAACGCGTGGGACAGCACGGTTTCCCGCTTCGATGTGTCGGGATCGCCGGTCCTGGACGCGACCATCGCGACCGGTTTTTCCGTGGCCGCATCGGAGCGCCTGCCCTCGCTTGCGGTGGAGCCATCCGGCGGACGGATCGCGGTCGCGTATCCGGAGTTTGCCGAAGTGGCGATTCTGGACGCGGCGACTGGCGGCCGGTTGCGCACACTGGCGGTTCCGAGTTTTGGTTCCGGCGCGCAACCGGAGGGATCCGGGCAGTTGCAGATCGCATTCGTCCAGGACGCCGGGAGTCTGTTTTTCGTGTTTGATCGCCTCTCCCGGGTGCTGCGCCGCTTCGACGCCGGCGACAGTTTCACGCCCTTGAGCACGGCCAATCTGGGCGGGCTGCTTACCGGCATGGCGGACGCGCCCGAGCACGGCTGGCTCTTCCACGATCCCGATCATGGCGTGTTCTTCGTGGGGCCGCTTGAGGTCAGCCTCACCAGCGGGACCGCGACCGGGGCCAGCCTGCCGGCCACGCAGACGGTTATCGCGGCGGACACCGCGCTCGACGTCTACTGGACCGTGACGCAGACCGCTATCAGCGGTGGCCTTGAGGTTACCCTGAATACGGTAAACCGGCGCGATTACTCGGTCGGAGACGTTTCGTTCACCCTGCCGGGTCCCCTTCCGGTTCCGCCGGAATTCGCGTTTGACACCGCCAACCGCCGCTTTTACGTGGCGTATCCGCATACGTCGGAACTGGAAGCCTATCGCTATTGA